In Dyadobacter sp. NIV53, a single window of DNA contains:
- a CDS encoding ABC transporter permease, translating to MQHITTIKAGRSEKDYWKELWQNRQLLMILSRRDISVRYKQTVLGLAWSVLRPLMTMAIMVFVFSFVAKLEGDPGIPYPLMVLSGLTIWTFFSNTFTQISSSILINSNLVSKVYFPRLLMPLSSVAVGFVDFVITFVIFLIFTVISGYPLSWNILYLPAFVILTFVISLGFGLFFAALHVRFRDIGQLIPFMVQVGFYICPIAYTSRLVQGEWYEKIYKLNPIVGIIDGFRWCLLGDKAYFDPQSLISTTIISFVILVLSVFYFRKKENTFVDHI from the coding sequence ATGCAACACATCACTACAATAAAAGCCGGAAGGTCAGAAAAGGATTACTGGAAAGAGCTATGGCAGAACCGGCAGTTATTAATGATACTTTCCCGGCGTGATATTTCTGTCCGTTACAAACAAACTGTTCTGGGATTGGCCTGGAGTGTTTTAAGGCCACTGATGACGATGGCCATCATGGTCTTTGTTTTTAGTTTTGTTGCAAAGCTTGAAGGTGATCCTGGCATACCCTATCCACTGATGGTTTTGAGCGGACTTACGATCTGGACATTCTTTTCCAATACTTTTACACAAATCAGCAGCAGTATTTTAATTAATTCCAATCTGGTTTCAAAGGTTTATTTTCCCAGGCTGCTCATGCCGCTGAGTTCTGTGGCGGTTGGTTTCGTTGATTTTGTTATCACATTCGTTATTTTCCTGATATTTACGGTTATTTCAGGCTATCCGTTAAGCTGGAATATATTATACCTTCCTGCATTTGTAATACTAACCTTTGTTATTTCGCTGGGTTTCGGCCTGTTTTTTGCTGCTCTGCATGTCAGGTTCCGGGATATTGGCCAGCTTATACCATTTATGGTTCAGGTCGGTTTTTATATTTGCCCTATTGCTTACACAAGCCGATTGGTTCAGGGCGAATGGTATGAGAAAATATATAAATTAAATCCGATTGTCGGAATTATTGACGGGTTCAGATGGTGCTTATTAGGAGACAAGGCCTACTTTGATCCGCAAAGCCTTATCTCAACTACTATTATTTCGTTTGTAATATTAGTTTTATCTGTCTTTTATTTCCGCAAAAAGGAAAATACGTTCGTTGATCATATCTGA
- a CDS encoding SLBB domain-containing protein, translated as MSIFKLDKNCKYILPYLLSFIISLPAISQVTAPTISPATAPSSTSQPQGTQPSGTPRSTNPANPRSTTTGNQPANSTNPQGAGENGKAAGTDATDTGNQNSQDQSKQNQSTTGTLTPEQEAKQELRNKIYGYSIFADKNLNTIPDFQISTPFNYVLGAGDGLNIYLYNFAEAAYEVSVNRDGFITIPRVGNVYVSGRTIEEVKKILIDKFSKFVPGMLGTGGESARTKLAVTLSEVRTVKVFVTGEVINPGAYEMSSLASAFNALYQAGGPNEIGSFRDVRIVRNGKVISHLDIYDFLSNGKIDGDLRVQDNDNIVVSYYLKRVEIAGLVKRPGLFELSPDEKLIDAISYAGGFEDQAYRGRVKLERITSIERKLFDVQESEFKTFEMATGDVVNVETVLDRIENIVTITGAVMRPGNFSLDSSPSLKKLIENAQGLREDAFVGRINVLRTRQDLTIESIPLNYTDVINNVVPDLVLTRLDQVVIPSKFEMAETAYISVEGEVNNTKIGENEGKFPFTSNMTLEDVLLQAGGLKESAYSTEVEVVRRKRNSIAGAANAQISEIYKFNVNRDLSLNNKETNFVLLPFDQVIVRKSPNYVEQQSVFVEGEVLVTGPYSIINKNDKISDIIKRSGGLTELAYPEGATLLRRTIVNSLQTPVDYLAEEAAETNIKRGTITNDLPNVKEESIGIKLKNILKSPGSFEDLIVQEGDIIRIPKRLETVQVIGSVLYPTTVKYGKGMAFSDYISQSGGFTTQSLRKSSYIKYPNGNVDRTRRFLFFNVYPKVEPGSEIYVPQRAAPALSPQQAITTTTGVLSSIMTLIFAVLAFRTIK; from the coding sequence ATGAGCATATTCAAGTTGGATAAAAATTGTAAATATATATTACCTTATTTGCTAAGTTTTATCATTTCACTACCAGCAATTTCACAGGTTACCGCACCGACAATCTCACCTGCTACTGCTCCTTCTTCTACCAGCCAGCCACAGGGAACGCAACCATCAGGAACTCCAAGAAGTACCAATCCTGCAAACCCCAGAAGTACTACAACAGGCAACCAACCTGCAAACAGTACGAATCCACAAGGTGCGGGAGAAAATGGAAAAGCAGCCGGAACTGATGCAACAGATACAGGAAACCAGAATTCCCAGGATCAAAGCAAACAAAACCAGTCTACTACCGGTACTTTAACGCCTGAGCAAGAGGCAAAACAGGAATTGCGGAATAAAATTTACGGTTATTCAATTTTTGCTGATAAGAATCTAAATACAATTCCTGACTTCCAGATTTCCACACCTTTTAATTATGTTTTGGGTGCAGGAGACGGCCTTAATATCTACTTATACAATTTTGCCGAAGCTGCTTACGAAGTCTCAGTAAACCGCGATGGTTTTATCACGATACCCAGAGTTGGAAATGTTTATGTCAGTGGCAGAACAATTGAAGAAGTAAAAAAAATCCTGATAGATAAATTTTCAAAATTTGTTCCTGGAATGCTCGGAACAGGCGGAGAATCAGCCCGAACCAAATTGGCTGTAACCCTGTCGGAAGTAAGAACCGTCAAAGTATTTGTTACTGGTGAAGTTATCAATCCTGGTGCTTATGAAATGTCATCTCTTGCATCCGCATTTAATGCATTGTATCAGGCTGGCGGACCTAATGAAATAGGATCTTTCCGTGATGTTCGTATCGTGCGGAATGGTAAGGTGATTTCTCATCTTGATATTTACGATTTCCTTTCAAACGGAAAAATTGATGGCGATCTTCGTGTGCAGGACAATGATAACATCGTTGTGAGTTATTATCTTAAAAGAGTTGAAATAGCAGGCCTGGTTAAAAGACCCGGGCTTTTTGAACTTTCACCAGATGAAAAACTAATTGATGCTATTAGTTACGCAGGAGGTTTTGAAGATCAGGCTTATCGCGGCAGAGTAAAACTGGAAAGGATTACGTCAATTGAAAGAAAATTATTTGATGTTCAGGAAAGCGAATTCAAGACATTTGAAATGGCTACCGGAGATGTTGTTAATGTTGAAACGGTACTTGACCGGATTGAAAACATTGTAACTATTACCGGTGCAGTAATGCGGCCGGGAAACTTTTCACTTGACAGCAGCCCTTCCCTGAAAAAATTGATTGAAAATGCACAAGGACTTAGGGAAGATGCTTTTGTAGGACGTATCAATGTGTTAAGAACCCGCCAGGATCTTACTATTGAAAGCATCCCTTTAAATTATACGGATGTAATTAACAATGTAGTTCCGGATCTGGTACTAACGAGACTTGACCAGGTTGTAATTCCTTCCAAATTTGAAATGGCAGAAACCGCTTACATCAGTGTAGAAGGCGAAGTCAATAATACCAAAATCGGTGAGAATGAGGGCAAATTCCCTTTTACTTCGAATATGACCCTGGAAGATGTGCTTTTACAGGCAGGCGGCCTGAAAGAATCTGCGTATTCTACGGAAGTGGAAGTGGTGCGCCGCAAAAGAAATAGTATTGCAGGAGCCGCAAATGCGCAGATATCTGAAATTTATAAATTCAATGTCAACCGTGACCTTTCGCTGAATAATAAGGAAACCAATTTCGTTTTGCTCCCTTTTGATCAGGTAATTGTCCGGAAATCACCTAATTATGTTGAGCAGCAATCTGTTTTTGTGGAAGGCGAGGTACTGGTAACGGGCCCATACAGCATTATTAATAAAAACGATAAGATCAGCGACATCATCAAAAGATCTGGCGGATTAACAGAACTGGCTTATCCGGAAGGAGCAACTTTGCTAAGAAGAACGATCGTTAACAGTCTGCAAACCCCGGTTGATTATCTGGCGGAAGAAGCTGCTGAAACTAATATCAAACGCGGAACGATTACAAATGACCTTCCAAATGTAAAAGAAGAGTCCATTGGTATTAAATTAAAAAATATACTAAAAAGCCCAGGTTCTTTTGAAGACCTGATCGTACAGGAAGGAGACATCATTCGTATTCCTAAAAGATTAGAAACGGTACAGGTAATTGGTTCCGTTTTATATCCTACAACCGTAAAATATGGCAAGGGAATGGCCTTCTCTGATTACATTTCTCAGTCCGGCGGTTTCACTACTCAGTCATTAAGAAAAAGCTCTTATATTAAGTACCCTAACGGAAATGTAGACAGAACTAGGAGATTTCTCTTCTTCAATGTTTATCCGAAAGTTGAGCCAGGATCAGAAATATATGTGCCGCAAAGAGCTGCACCTGCTCTTAGCCCGCAACAAGCTATAACTACAACAACAGGTGTGCTAAGTTCAATCATGACACTAATTTTTGCGGTTCTGGCCTTCCGAACAATAAAATAA
- a CDS encoding DNA topoisomerase IV subunit B: MENTTNVQYDEDSIKSLDWKEHIRLRPGMYIGKLGDGSSVDDGIYVLVKEIMDNSIDEHMMGNGKTIEIKISEHRVEVRDYGRGIPLGKVVDCVSKINTGGKYDSGAFQKSVGLNGVGTKAVNALSNYFKVQSYREGKSKSAEFQQGVLLKESKEEQTNQRNGTYMVFEPDGIIFKNFRYIPQYLNNMIWNYCYLNAGLTINFNGQKYISQNGLLDLLQSKSDAETIRYPIIHLKGEDIEFAMTHGNQYGEEYYSFVNGQYTTQGGTHLTGFREAVVRAVREHFGKDYAPEDIRSSIIAAVAIRVQEPVFESQTKTKLGSNTMTPDPNSTTVRTFVNDFVKERLDNFLHMNPESRDALKKRIEQSERERKELAGIKKLANDRAKKANLHNKKLRDCRLHLTDLKNELRYESTLFITEGDSASGSITKSRNIQTQAVFSLRGKPLNCFGLNKKIVYENEEFNLLQHALDIENGVENLRFNRIVIATDADVDGMHIRLLLMTFFLQFFPDLVRNGHLYVLETPLFRVRNKKETIYCYTPEEKQAAIDKLGSKPEITRFKGLGEISPEEFGKFIGEDMHLEPVILQKETSIQKLLTYYMGKNTPERQRFIIDNLKIEKNIEELAIAV; the protein is encoded by the coding sequence ATGGAAAATACGACTAACGTTCAATACGATGAAGACAGTATAAAGTCACTGGACTGGAAGGAACATATTCGTCTCAGGCCCGGGATGTACATTGGAAAGCTGGGGGATGGCTCATCGGTTGACGACGGGATTTATGTGCTTGTGAAAGAAATAATGGACAATTCCATTGATGAGCACATGATGGGAAATGGCAAAACGATTGAAATAAAAATTTCTGAACATCGTGTAGAAGTAAGAGATTATGGACGTGGAATTCCGTTGGGAAAGGTAGTGGATTGTGTTTCTAAGATAAATACTGGCGGGAAATATGATTCCGGTGCATTTCAGAAATCGGTTGGATTAAACGGAGTAGGTACAAAAGCTGTAAATGCACTTTCCAATTATTTTAAAGTACAATCGTACCGGGAAGGAAAATCAAAATCAGCCGAATTTCAGCAAGGTGTTTTATTAAAGGAATCAAAGGAAGAACAAACAAATCAGCGAAATGGTACCTATATGGTATTTGAACCTGACGGTATAATTTTTAAAAATTTCAGGTATATACCTCAGTATCTTAATAATATGATCTGGAATTACTGTTATCTCAACGCCGGGCTGACAATCAATTTCAATGGTCAAAAATACATTTCCCAAAACGGATTGCTTGATCTGTTACAAAGTAAGTCTGACGCCGAAACAATACGTTACCCAATCATACATCTCAAGGGAGAGGATATTGAATTTGCGATGACACATGGAAATCAATACGGTGAAGAGTATTATTCTTTTGTTAATGGCCAGTATACCACACAGGGAGGAACGCATTTAACCGGATTCAGGGAAGCGGTAGTGAGGGCTGTTCGGGAACATTTTGGTAAGGATTATGCACCAGAGGATATCCGCTCTTCAATTATTGCGGCCGTTGCAATCCGTGTTCAGGAACCAGTTTTTGAATCACAAACTAAAACCAAGCTGGGCTCCAATACGATGACGCCTGATCCTAACAGTACAACAGTCCGTACTTTTGTCAATGATTTCGTGAAAGAAAGGCTGGACAATTTTCTGCACATGAACCCGGAGTCCAGGGATGCGCTGAAAAAACGGATCGAACAATCTGAAAGAGAGCGGAAAGAGCTGGCTGGTATTAAAAAACTGGCAAATGACCGTGCTAAAAAAGCGAATCTTCATAATAAAAAACTGAGAGATTGCCGGTTACATCTTACTGACCTTAAAAATGAGCTCCGTTATGAAAGTACGTTATTTATAACAGAAGGAGATTCGGCAAGTGGTTCTATTACCAAGTCACGAAATATACAAACGCAGGCTGTTTTCAGTCTAAGGGGAAAGCCATTGAACTGCTTCGGGCTGAACAAAAAGATTGTTTATGAAAATGAAGAATTTAACTTGCTGCAGCATGCACTGGACATTGAGAATGGTGTTGAAAATCTGCGATTTAACCGCATTGTGATCGCCACCGATGCAGATGTTGACGGTATGCACATCAGATTACTGCTGATGACGTTTTTCCTGCAGTTTTTTCCGGATCTGGTGCGTAACGGACACTTATATGTGCTTGAAACTCCGCTTTTTAGAGTAAGAAATAAAAAAGAAACGATCTATTGCTATACGCCGGAAGAAAAACAGGCAGCTATTGACAAACTGGGAAGTAAACCGGAAATAACGCGTTTTAAAGGGTTGGGCGAAATTTCACCCGAAGAATTTGGAAAGTTTATTGGAGAGGACATGCACCTGGAACCGGTAATCCTTCAAAAAGAAACGTCAATTCAAAAATTGCTGACATATTACATGGGAAAAAATACACCTGAACGCCAGCGTTTTATAATTGATAATTTAAAAATAGAAAAGAATATTGAAGAACTGGCAATTGCCGTTTAG
- the pheA gene encoding prephenate dehydratase — translation MNLQDLRNRIDALDDQLLAVLNERMELVREVGELKRSSKSIIYRPEREKQILDRLEKRNAGLLTRQAIDAIFFEIFAVSRNLELPERISYLGPEGSFTHQAAESRFGAMSEYLVLPTIHSVFESVETGRAKFGVVPIENNQEGIVIETVDFLRDKNLTIVAELMLPIHFTFASQSDSLRDIRRIYSKDIAFRQCGKFISEYLDGLDVELISVDSTSKAAKMAAADPESAAICSSISARLFGVPVLFDNIEDSDQNRTRFLILSKDFVNAKSNDDKTTIIANLPNTNRPGVLYDFLKDFNDRGINLTKIESRPQRGEATFRAWFLVEFLGHVEDPAVQEIMHKYGTHLKWLGSYVKVS, via the coding sequence GTGAATTTACAAGATTTAAGAAATAGAATTGATGCACTTGATGATCAGTTGCTGGCAGTTTTGAATGAGCGGATGGAGCTTGTTCGGGAAGTTGGCGAATTGAAAAGGTCTTCAAAATCAATTATTTACAGGCCGGAAAGGGAAAAACAAATACTTGACAGGTTAGAAAAACGCAACGCGGGTTTACTAACAAGACAGGCGATTGACGCTATTTTCTTTGAAATTTTTGCTGTTTCACGCAATCTCGAATTACCGGAAAGGATTTCTTATCTGGGTCCCGAAGGCAGTTTTACACACCAGGCTGCGGAAAGCCGGTTTGGAGCAATGAGCGAATATCTGGTTTTACCCACAATCCATTCAGTTTTTGAAAGTGTGGAAACCGGCCGTGCTAAGTTTGGTGTAGTGCCGATTGAAAATAATCAGGAAGGTATTGTTATTGAAACGGTGGATTTTTTACGCGACAAAAACCTGACGATTGTTGCCGAACTGATGTTGCCAATACATTTTACCTTTGCTTCCCAGTCTGATTCCCTGCGTGATATCCGGCGTATTTATTCCAAGGATATTGCTTTCAGGCAATGCGGCAAATTTATCAGTGAATATCTTGATGGTCTGGATGTTGAACTGATATCAGTCGATTCTACTTCCAAAGCCGCGAAGATGGCTGCAGCCGATCCTGAATCTGCTGCAATATGCTCTTCAATATCGGCACGTTTGTTCGGTGTTCCGGTTCTTTTTGATAATATAGAAGACAGTGACCAGAACCGGACGCGTTTTCTGATACTTTCAAAGGATTTTGTCAATGCAAAAAGTAATGATGATAAAACCACTATCATTGCTAACCTGCCTAATACGAACCGCCCGGGTGTTCTTTATGATTTTCTGAAAGATTTTAATGACCGGGGAATCAACCTGACCAAAATAGAAAGCAGGCCACAGCGCGGCGAAGCTACTTTCCGTGCCTGGTTTTTGGTTGAATTTCTTGGGCATGTAGAAGATCCTGCTGTTCAGGAAATCATGCATAAATACGGCACTCACCTGAAATGGCTGGGTAGTTATGTGAAAGTTTCGTAA